One region of Deltaproteobacteria bacterium genomic DNA includes:
- a CDS encoding stage II sporulation protein M, whose protein sequence is MRLFLLSAVLFCVGTVLSSLVVKKNLRIFLWYPLWIWNIVKKHLNLNTSFLKMFFTIFLLNSLSLFVNVISGFLIILPFVFAILLGMNIGIIILEQTKKLNLIVLFLNPVSVFEFPAAWISLSLGMKIGISSYSTDMLSVYVFVVIPLLIISGIIETIMIKLLARQRD, encoded by the coding sequence ATGAGGTTATTTCTATTATCGGCTGTGCTTTTTTGCGTTGGAACTGTGTTGTCTTCTTTGGTAGTGAAGAAAAATTTGAGGATATTTTTGTGGTATCCTTTGTGGATATGGAATATCGTCAAAAAACATTTGAATCTTAATACTTCTTTTCTTAAGATGTTTTTTACTATATTTTTATTAAATTCTTTATCTTTGTTTGTAAATGTTATCTCTGGATTTTTAATTATATTGCCTTTTGTATTCGCCATTTTATTGGGAATGAATATAGGAATTATTATCTTGGAACAAACAAAAAAATTAAATCTTATAGTTCTTTTCTTGAATCCCGTCTCTGTTTTTGAATTTCCCGCGGCCTGGATCAGTCTGTCTTTAGGTATGAAAATCGGTATATCATCATATTCTACCGACATGCTTTCTGTTTATGTTTTTGTCGTAATTCCGCTGTTGATTATCTCCGGGATTATAGAGACTATTATGATTAAGTTGCTGGCAAGGCAAAGGGATTAG
- a CDS encoding DUF1015 domain-containing protein, with protein sequence MMLEIKPFKATIYNKKISPDSVIAPPYDVIDKEKRGQLCARSKYNITHIILPEGKNKYECAGDLLREWIHKNILLKENTPALFIYEQVFNWEGKQKILKGFVGALQLEEWGRNVYPHEKTLSGPKIDRFNLITQTKTFFSPILALYEDDKEIEQIFSLYDKKNPDICTRYEQDVHKIWKITEKENIGIVCSAMRKKKAIIADGHHRYETALNIKKAYPHAGCNNIPVMFMGMEKSGLLLLPIHRLIEKTDENFLKRLSQYFNIEESTKKDSEIVMYDGKNYYNLNTKIKRNEPLPIFFDHVIYRKILRLSEEDMKKQQNIGYAHSTAEAIKAIDGKKAKYAFLLKAISYKELTDVVKKGVILPQKSTFFYPKVLSGLIMYTFGS encoded by the coding sequence ATGATGTTAGAAATAAAACCGTTCAAAGCGACTATATATAATAAAAAAATAAGCCCCGATTCAGTAATAGCCCCACCCTATGATGTGATAGATAAAGAAAAAAGGGGACAGTTGTGTGCACGCAGTAAGTATAATATCACCCATATCATACTCCCTGAAGGAAAAAATAAATATGAGTGTGCCGGGGATCTTTTAAGAGAATGGATACATAAAAACATATTATTAAAAGAAAACACACCTGCTCTTTTCATATACGAACAAGTGTTTAATTGGGAAGGGAAACAAAAAATATTAAAGGGATTTGTGGGAGCATTACAATTAGAAGAATGGGGAAGAAATGTTTATCCTCACGAAAAGACATTAAGTGGTCCCAAGATTGATAGATTTAACCTCATCACTCAAACCAAAACATTCTTTTCACCCATTTTAGCTTTGTATGAAGATGACAAAGAAATTGAGCAAATTTTCTCATTATATGATAAAAAAAACCCTGATATATGTACCCGTTACGAGCAAGATGTACATAAGATATGGAAAATCACAGAAAAAGAAAATATAGGCATTGTATGTTCTGCAATGAGAAAGAAAAAGGCAATAATCGCTGATGGCCATCACAGGTATGAAACAGCCTTGAACATCAAAAAAGCATATCCGCATGCAGGATGCAACAATATTCCCGTAATGTTTATGGGAATGGAAAAAAGTGGTCTTTTACTTCTACCTATTCATAGATTAATAGAAAAAACAGATGAAAATTTCTTAAAAAGACTCTCTCAATATTTTAATATTGAGGAATCTACAAAAAAAGACAGTGAAATTGTAATGTATGATGGAAAAAACTATTATAATCTAAACACAAAGATAAAAAGAAATGAGCCTCTACCCATCTTTTTTGATCATGTTATCTACAGGAAAATCTTGAGATTATCTGAAGAAGATATGAAAAAACAACAGAATATCGGCTATGCACATTCAACAGCTGAGGCAATAAAAGCAATAGATGGAAAAAAAGCAAAATATGCTTTCCTGCTTAAAGCCATATCGTACAAAGAACTTACGGATGTAGTGAAAAAAGGTGTTATCCTGCCGCAAAAATCCACCTTTTTCTATCCCAAAGTTCTAAGTGGATTGATAATGTATACCTTCGGAAGCTAA
- a CDS encoding arginine decarboxylase, pyruvoyl-dependent, whose translation MFKKRPNIFCLRASAGDASSKLNAFDVALFKAGVGNMNLLKVSSILPPYCEYVEEIKFEEGSLIPVAYGAVSSSEPGELLSAAVACAVPKDKSKAGLIMEYATRGKAKEDTEKQVREMALKGMQWRGYTVEKIISISCEHRVEECGAAFACVVLGWK comes from the coding sequence GTGTTTAAGAAAAGACCCAATATTTTTTGCCTGAGAGCTTCTGCTGGTGATGCATCTTCTAAACTCAATGCATTTGATGTGGCTTTATTTAAAGCAGGCGTAGGGAACATGAACTTATTAAAAGTAAGTAGCATTTTGCCTCCTTATTGTGAGTATGTGGAAGAGATAAAATTTGAAGAAGGATCACTTATTCCTGTTGCTTATGGGGCAGTTTCTTCATCTGAGCCAGGAGAGCTTTTGAGTGCGGCTGTGGCTTGCGCTGTGCCAAAGGATAAAAGTAAAGCTGGGTTGATTATGGAATATGCCACTAGAGGAAAAGCAAAAGAAGATACGGAGAAACAAGTAAGAGAAATGGCTTTAAAAGGCATGCAATGGAGAGGCTATACAGTAGAAAAGATAATATCTATATCTTGTGAGCATAGGGTAGAGGAGTGTGGTGCGGCTTTTGCCTGTGTTGTTTTAGGATGGAAGTAA
- a CDS encoding AAA family ATPase yields MSISLISPEELQPRFEIAKERKTEEGERFVAQKRLEKAIQTILNIKDSEYNAYISGNFTKQDIETIKNLTRKTLTDFNIKNKLYDWCYVNTFRNPRIPTIINLPTGKGEELKKDMEELLDYLKKSIPSVFESKEYEERIQEIIRDYSEKQKQLFTNIEENAHKLNFIVKPSQAGIVINPVVAGKAINEREFSLLSAETKRDIEEKKRLLEDEISDFLRESRNLEKEKRRKIEKINEEMGTFIVAHKIEDLKQKYEGVEKLQQYFDDIENYTLKNISAFLPQRTPDSFLTAFSPKPRYTEYKINVFVDNSQTKEVPIIYEEDPTYYNLFGKIEKQAYFGAFITDFTRIRPGTIQYANGGYLILDAYSVLINPNVWETLKKTISSKKCVIEEWTERYGMLASETIKPEPAPLETKIILLGSAFLYELLYAFDKDFKQLFKIKTDFDPIIEATPHNLTQYVTRIDHLCEKNTLPKLSDDALKEILTFSSRISEHKDRLYAYTDKIIDVIKEAKFYAKQEKAENIYGQHIKKAIEESIFRKNLIRDKILKMIKEDTLIINIDGTKTGQINGLSVISMGDFSFGIPARITARTFVGKAGIINIEKESEMAGKIFNKSVLILSGYLGWRYAYDKPLGISITLAFEQSYAMIEGDSASVAELLSILSAIGEIPLKQNLAVTGSISQDGTVQPIGGINEKIEGFFEVCKLKSMLDGKHGVVMPRRNVNNLILNDEVKKAVEEKKFNIYCIDTIDDAIEIFTGMKAGRKLKRGYKKDTFHWIVDTKLQKISKLAQKRETK; encoded by the coding sequence ATGTCCATTTCACTTATTTCTCCAGAAGAGCTTCAACCACGGTTTGAGATAGCAAAAGAACGGAAAACAGAAGAAGGGGAACGTTTTGTTGCTCAGAAAAGATTAGAAAAAGCCATCCAGACTATACTAAACATAAAGGATAGTGAATATAATGCCTATATCTCGGGAAATTTTACCAAACAAGATATCGAAACAATTAAAAACCTCACCAGAAAAACACTAACTGATTTTAACATCAAGAACAAGCTATATGACTGGTGTTATGTAAATACCTTCAGAAATCCGCGGATACCAACCATCATTAATTTACCCACAGGGAAAGGAGAAGAATTAAAAAAGGACATGGAAGAGTTATTAGACTATTTAAAAAAGTCTATTCCGTCTGTTTTTGAAAGTAAAGAATACGAGGAAAGAATACAGGAAATAATAAGAGATTATAGTGAGAAACAAAAACAGTTGTTTACAAATATTGAAGAAAATGCACACAAATTGAATTTTATCGTCAAGCCTTCCCAGGCAGGAATCGTCATAAATCCTGTAGTTGCCGGAAAAGCTATTAATGAGAGAGAGTTTAGTCTGCTTTCTGCTGAGACAAAAAGAGACATTGAGGAGAAAAAGAGACTGTTAGAGGATGAAATAAGTGATTTCTTAAGAGAAAGTAGAAACCTGGAAAAAGAAAAACGTCGCAAGATAGAAAAGATAAATGAAGAGATGGGTACATTTATTGTAGCTCACAAGATAGAGGACTTAAAGCAAAAATATGAAGGAGTAGAGAAATTACAGCAATACTTTGATGACATTGAAAATTATACATTAAAAAATATATCAGCATTCCTTCCCCAAAGAACTCCAGATTCTTTTCTTACTGCTTTTTCACCCAAGCCGAGATATACAGAATACAAAATTAATGTATTTGTAGATAACAGCCAAACAAAGGAGGTGCCTATTATCTATGAAGAAGACCCCACATACTACAATTTGTTTGGTAAAATAGAAAAACAAGCCTATTTTGGAGCATTTATCACTGACTTCACCCGTATTCGCCCCGGCACAATTCAGTATGCAAACGGCGGATACTTGATCTTAGATGCATATTCTGTATTGATAAATCCCAATGTATGGGAAACACTTAAAAAAACTATTTCTTCAAAAAAGTGTGTAATAGAAGAATGGACAGAGAGATATGGAATGCTTGCTTCCGAAACCATAAAACCAGAACCTGCACCATTGGAAACAAAGATTATTCTTCTCGGTTCAGCATTCTTGTATGAACTCTTATATGCCTTTGATAAGGATTTTAAGCAGCTATTCAAGATAAAAACCGATTTTGATCCCATTATTGAAGCAACTCCGCATAACCTTACTCAGTATGTCACCAGAATTGACCACCTGTGCGAGAAAAACACATTACCCAAGCTCAGCGATGATGCGCTAAAAGAAATTCTAACATTCAGCAGCCGCATATCAGAGCACAAAGACCGACTTTATGCTTATACAGATAAGATAATAGATGTAATTAAAGAAGCAAAATTCTACGCTAAACAAGAAAAAGCAGAAAATATTTATGGACAACATATCAAAAAAGCTATTGAAGAAAGCATATTCAGGAAAAATCTCATCAGAGATAAGATTTTAAAAATGATTAAAGAAGACACACTTATCATAAATATAGACGGAACAAAGACAGGCCAAATAAACGGTTTGTCTGTAATCTCAATGGGTGATTTTTCCTTTGGTATACCAGCAAGAATTACTGCCCGCACCTTTGTAGGAAAAGCAGGTATAATCAATATAGAAAAAGAATCGGAAATGGCCGGTAAGATATTCAATAAGAGTGTGCTCATTCTATCTGGTTACTTAGGATGGAGATATGCCTACGACAAACCGCTGGGCATATCTATTACCCTGGCATTCGAACAATCATATGCAATGATAGAGGGAGACAGTGCCAGTGTGGCGGAACTCTTATCTATACTTTCAGCAATTGGAGAAATACCATTGAAACAAAACCTTGCTGTTACCGGTTCTATAAGTCAAGACGGAACAGTACAACCCATCGGAGGAATTAACGAAAAGATAGAGGGATTTTTTGAAGTATGCAAATTAAAAAGTATGTTGGACGGGAAACATGGTGTAGTGATGCCAAGAAGAAATGTGAATAATCTGATCTTAAATGATGAGGTAAAAAAAGCGGTAGAAGAAAAAAAATTTAATATCTATTGTATAGACACTATAGACGATGCAATAGAAATATTTACAGGAATGAAAGCCGGCAGAAAACTGAAGAGAGGATACAAAAAAGACACTTTTCACTGGATTGTAGATACTAAATTGCAGAAAATAAGCAAGTTAGCACAAAAAAGGGAGACTAAATGA
- the speD gene encoding adenosylmethionine decarboxylase — MRALGRHILVEYFNCDRVLLNDPVRLESCLKEAAVKTGAHILSSTFRTFEPHGVSGVVIVAESHLAIHTWPEYGILLGDFFTCGEQANPWKAHDYLKGILKPTHSKEQEILRGIMGVDVPHKPTVLKGVGSV, encoded by the coding sequence TTGAGGGCGTTAGGAAGACACATATTGGTTGAGTATTTCAACTGTGACCGGGTACTTCTCAATGATCCGGTAAGGTTGGAAAGTTGTTTAAAAGAAGCAGCAGTGAAAACTGGTGCTCATATTCTTTCTTCTACATTCAGAACATTCGAGCCGCATGGGGTAAGTGGAGTAGTAATTGTGGCTGAATCTCATTTGGCCATTCATACCTGGCCAGAATATGGTATTTTGTTAGGAGATTTTTTTACCTGTGGTGAACAGGCAAACCCATGGAAGGCGCATGACTATTTGAAAGGCATACTCAAACCCACTCATTCAAAGGAGCAAGAAATTCTGCGAGGCATAATGGGTGTGGATGTGCCACACAAACCAACTGTTCTTAAAGGAGTTGGAAGTGTTTAA
- the tsaB gene encoding tRNA (adenosine(37)-N6)-threonylcarbamoyltransferase complex dimerization subunit type 1 TsaB, with protein sequence MLSFAIDTSSVFLSIAVFEDSDCIYSLLFKPSALSKILIDIIDKTLKTLNIRDFTDFEKYYITTGPGKYTSLRVGIATLKGLLYGKGKMILNINALDLLATNMPSKNVISVIPSSFPYVHYGIYHTLNRIEIGKTELEKLGEKIKPCLFVLCPEMHKIKQFLHKETMICSDKLLNIPHASNMLKVEKYVKETKIEELVPIYDVRNKTVQSDYI encoded by the coding sequence ATGTTAAGTTTTGCCATAGATACATCGTCTGTATTTTTGAGCATTGCTGTGTTCGAAGATAGTGATTGCATTTACAGCTTATTATTCAAACCTTCTGCCCTCTCCAAGATTCTCATCGATATCATAGACAAAACATTAAAAACACTGAATATAAGAGATTTTACAGATTTTGAAAAATATTATATTACCACTGGTCCTGGTAAATATACATCTCTAAGGGTAGGCATTGCCACCTTAAAAGGACTGTTATACGGGAAGGGAAAGATGATATTAAATATAAACGCCCTGGATCTATTGGCAACGAATATGCCTTCAAAAAATGTAATTTCTGTTATTCCTTCTTCCTTTCCTTATGTACATTATGGTATCTATCATACATTGAATAGAATAGAGATAGGTAAAACAGAATTGGAAAAATTAGGGGAGAAAATCAAACCATGCCTTTTTGTCTTGTGTCCCGAAATGCACAAGATTAAACAGTTTTTACACAAAGAAACTATGATCTGTAGCGATAAATTGTTAAATATACCGCATGCAAGCAACATGCTTAAGGTAGAAAAATATGTGAAGGAAACAAAAATAGAAGAGCTTGTACCTATTTATGATGTTAGAAATAAAACCGTTCAAAGCGACTATATATAA
- the speB gene encoding agmatinase: MDDDGNCFICANKDFRRSKVCIAGIPYDGTSSNRPGARFAPKAIREASHGIESYSVYQKESLQDKSVSDMGDIPLPLGDARFAMGIIKSFVSPILKEKKCFFLGGEHLISLPIVDVLSNEHKNLFVVQFDAHTDLRDSWMGEKLSHASVMRRVAEIIGFEHLLQLGIRSGTEEEFKLPQRKQLLCEDFSYVDEFIKIIGKNPVYLSIDLDVLDTSIAPGVGTPEPGGRSFIELIETLAKFSSLDVVGCDLVELSPHYDSSGNSSIVAASIVKEVILNLF; encoded by the coding sequence ATGGACGATGATGGCAATTGTTTTATCTGTGCAAATAAAGATTTTAGGAGATCTAAGGTATGTATAGCGGGCATACCTTATGATGGAACAAGTAGTAATAGACCTGGTGCACGGTTTGCGCCTAAGGCGATAAGAGAAGCATCACACGGCATAGAGTCGTATAGCGTTTACCAAAAAGAGAGCTTGCAGGATAAGTCTGTCTCCGATATGGGTGATATACCACTGCCTTTAGGCGATGCAAGATTTGCAATGGGGATTATAAAATCTTTTGTCTCTCCTATTCTAAAAGAGAAAAAATGTTTTTTCCTGGGAGGAGAACATTTGATCAGCTTGCCTATTGTGGATGTTTTATCTAATGAGCATAAGAATTTGTTTGTGGTGCAATTTGATGCTCATACAGATTTAAGGGATAGCTGGATGGGCGAAAAGCTTTCTCATGCTTCCGTTATGAGAAGAGTGGCAGAGATTATAGGGTTTGAACATCTGCTGCAGTTGGGTATTCGTTCAGGCACAGAAGAGGAATTCAAACTTCCGCAAAGGAAACAACTTTTATGTGAAGATTTTTCCTATGTGGATGAATTTATTAAAATCATAGGGAAGAATCCTGTTTATCTCTCCATAGATTTAGATGTTTTAGACACATCGATAGCACCTGGAGTGGGAACGCCAGAGCCTGGCGGAAGAAGTTTTATAGAGTTGATTGAAACCTTGGCGAAATTTTCATCTCTTGATGTTGTGGGTTGTGATTTAGTTGAACTTTCTCCTCATTATGATTCTTCGGGTAACTCATCTATTGTAGCTGCCAGTATAGTGAAAGAGGTTATTCTCAATCTTTTTTAA
- a CDS encoding DEAD/DEAH box helicase — protein MMYIPTNKIFTSSACNYIAEEIKKNEKGEVFFTGKTNDEGKIEEIEAKSWGNEECTLAVCDVPSGYVVIHNHPSGILTPSNQDLDIAAYLSQSGIGFYIVNNDCSFAHIVIKPTRKEEKISIEQVKNYFGNKGLLSRKLEDFEYRKEQLKMAEQVAKTLNEGGDLVVEAGTGTGKSFAYLLPAILWAKKNKEHIVVSTNTINLQYQLINKDIPFLSRNLNIPFTASLAVGREHFLCLRKFEEMLKTGSFLPFEGKKKEIENLRDWASKTKEGRYEEISDFVGGRLWEEICSQTDTCLYKRCKYFPDSCFYFKAKLHIAASDIIVANHHLVFSDLVISQLSKTSALLPPYKNIIFDEAHNIENVATRHFGESLSIEGVKRIFSKLHNRFRKKNRGVIFILQTFTEDLPSLNEKLNKLSKEIEEKKKRIDELSTNITDIIKTFLPQNAKEISFSEDISQHVKEPLKELYEILKEIISHGEKIEKELKQIKNNEEALFYIKHFHAYMGRIFSFVSLLKTFENPEQNDILWFSMQKKNLFFHITPLKLAPYMKEILFNHKRCCIFTSATLSVGNSFDFFRNNIGLEKAETLILPSSFDFQKLAKLIIANNTLLPQEEGFSQSLSQAICNITETVEGGILILFTSIKLMNNVYELCKGKVKNHETFKQGDMDRSKLLTLFKKTGNGILFGVSSFWEGVDVKGRALSCVVITKLPFEVPTHPIESAKYKLIEQEGGNSFMQYSLPKAVIKTKQGFGRLVRSKEDKGTIVVLDKRILTKSYGKYFLDAFPSCQMHIGNIEQLNEMIKKD, from the coding sequence ATGATGTACATCCCCACCAATAAGATATTTACATCATCTGCCTGCAACTACATAGCAGAAGAAATCAAAAAGAATGAAAAAGGAGAGGTATTCTTTACAGGAAAGACAAACGATGAGGGGAAAATAGAGGAGATAGAAGCCAAAAGCTGGGGAAACGAAGAATGTACATTAGCTGTATGTGATGTTCCATCCGGATATGTAGTAATTCACAATCATCCCTCCGGCATACTTACCCCTTCAAATCAAGACTTAGATATCGCCGCTTATTTGTCTCAAAGCGGAATAGGATTTTACATTGTAAATAACGACTGCTCATTTGCCCACATTGTAATAAAGCCTACAAGAAAAGAAGAAAAGATAAGTATAGAGCAGGTAAAGAATTACTTCGGAAACAAAGGATTGCTTTCCCGAAAGTTAGAAGATTTTGAATACAGAAAAGAACAATTGAAGATGGCGGAACAAGTAGCAAAAACATTGAATGAAGGTGGAGACCTGGTGGTAGAAGCAGGCACAGGAACAGGTAAGAGTTTTGCCTATCTCCTGCCTGCTATATTATGGGCAAAGAAAAATAAGGAGCATATTGTTGTCTCTACAAATACCATAAATCTCCAATACCAGTTGATAAATAAGGATATACCATTCCTTTCAAGAAATCTAAACATACCTTTTACTGCATCTTTAGCAGTAGGAAGAGAACATTTTTTATGTTTAAGAAAATTTGAAGAGATGCTGAAAACTGGCAGTTTCCTCCCTTTTGAAGGGAAAAAGAAAGAGATAGAAAACTTAAGAGACTGGGCAAGCAAAACAAAGGAAGGAAGGTATGAGGAAATATCAGATTTTGTAGGCGGGAGATTGTGGGAAGAGATATGTTCACAAACAGATACCTGTTTGTACAAGAGATGTAAATATTTTCCGGACAGCTGTTTTTACTTCAAGGCAAAACTGCATATCGCAGCCAGTGATATAATCGTAGCCAACCATCATCTTGTCTTTTCCGACCTTGTTATTTCTCAACTCAGCAAAACCTCTGCTCTTCTTCCTCCATACAAGAACATTATCTTTGATGAAGCGCACAACATAGAGAATGTGGCAACCAGGCACTTTGGAGAAAGCCTGTCTATAGAAGGGGTAAAGAGAATATTCTCCAAATTGCACAATCGCTTTAGAAAAAAGAATAGGGGTGTAATCTTTATCCTTCAAACATTTACAGAAGACCTTCCCTCTTTGAATGAAAAGCTGAATAAACTAAGCAAAGAAATAGAAGAGAAGAAAAAACGGATAGACGAGTTATCAACAAACATAACCGATATTATAAAAACCTTTCTTCCTCAAAATGCCAAAGAAATATCCTTCAGCGAAGATATATCTCAGCATGTTAAAGAACCATTAAAAGAATTATATGAGATTTTAAAGGAAATAATCTCTCATGGAGAAAAGATAGAAAAAGAATTAAAACAGATAAAAAATAATGAAGAAGCATTGTTTTATATAAAACACTTTCATGCTTATATGGGAAGGATTTTTTCCTTTGTATCTTTGTTGAAGACATTTGAAAATCCTGAACAAAACGATATTCTGTGGTTTTCCATGCAGAAAAAGAACCTTTTTTTTCATATCACGCCGCTAAAACTCGCACCCTATATGAAAGAGATATTATTCAATCATAAAAGATGTTGTATCTTTACATCTGCTACTTTAAGTGTGGGAAATTCCTTTGATTTTTTTCGGAACAATATCGGTCTCGAAAAAGCAGAAACCCTCATTTTACCTTCCTCTTTTGACTTTCAAAAATTAGCAAAACTCATCATAGCGAATAATACCTTATTACCACAAGAAGAAGGTTTTTCGCAAAGTCTCAGCCAGGCTATATGCAACATCACAGAAACAGTAGAAGGTGGAATTCTTATTCTATTTACCTCTATAAAGCTTATGAATAATGTCTATGAATTATGCAAAGGAAAAGTGAAAAACCATGAAACATTCAAACAAGGAGATATGGATAGGTCTAAGCTGCTCACACTGTTCAAAAAAACAGGCAATGGTATTCTATTTGGTGTAAGCAGCTTTTGGGAAGGAGTAGATGTAAAAGGAAGGGCTCTTTCTTGTGTGGTTATCACAAAGTTACCGTTCGAGGTCCCCACTCATCCTATAGAAAGTGCAAAATATAAATTAATTGAACAGGAAGGAGGTAATTCATTCATGCAATACAGTCTGCCTAAAGCAGTGATAAAGACAAAACAAGGTTTTGGCAGGTTGGTTAGAAGCAAAGAAGATAAAGGAACAATAGTTGTCTTAGATAAAAGAATACTCACCAAGTCTTATGGCAAATACTTTTTAGATGCTTTTCCTTCGTGCCAGATGCATATCGGTAATATTGAACAACTAAACGAAATGATTAAAAAAGATTGA